The Nocardiopsis composta genome includes the window CGCGCAGGGGCAGGCGGTCGACGCGGGCGCCGTAGCTCTCCGGGATGGAGTAGTGCTGCTGGTAGGTGGGGACCACGGCCACGACGTGGTCGCCGGGCTCGACGAGGGCGCTGTGCACCAGGGCGTTGGCGCCGATCGCCCCGTGGGTGACCAGGACGCTGTCCGGCCCCTGGTCCGCGTACAGGCCGGCGATGAGCCGGCGCAGGCGCGGGCTGCCCGGGATCGGTCCGTAGGTGAGCGCGGTGGCCTCCAGCTCGGCCAGCACCTGCTCGCGCCGGCCGGACAGCTCCAGCAGCTCGCCGGCGGTGAGCGAGCGGACGCAGGTCTCGGCCAGGTTGTAGCGGCAGGTCTCCTCGTGCTCGTTCATCCACTGCTCGACCTCGAACTCGCGGATCTTCACCGGGACCCCTCCTTCTCCGTCTCGTCGTTCCGGTAGGCGGCCCGGGCGGCGGCCGCGTCCTCGATGCCCGGTCCCACCGACCGGAGGTACACCGCCTGCTCGCAGACCTGGGGAGAGGTGGCGACTCGCATGGCGGGCAATATATTGCCCATTGGTCGCTCCGGCAAGTCTCCTGTGCACTATGCTGCTCATCGTGAGTGGTCGCGACGACGCAGGCAGCACGGCACCGCAGTTCGTCACCCGCATCGGCGGGCGCATCCGAGCGCTGCGCAAGCAGCGCGGCTGGAGCGTGCAGCGGCTCGCCGAGGCCGGCACGGTGAGCCGCCGGATGCTCACCCAGATCGAACTGGGGCAGGCCAACCCGAGCCTGGCCACCGTCGACCGCGTCGCGCGCGCCCTCGACACCGACTTCGCCGCCCTGGCCCTTCCTTCCGCCGAGGCGGAGGGCGGCGGCGCCGAGGGGGCGCTCGTGTGGCAGGCCCCGGACGGCAGCCACGCCCTCCTGCTGGGCGCGACCGAGGAGCCGCGGGCCGAGCTGTGGCGCTGGACCCTGGCCCCCGCGGGCCGCTACGACGCCGAGCCGGACCGGCCCGGCGCGCAGGAGATCCACCACGTCCTCTCCGGGCGCCTGACCCTCGCCGTGGAGACCGGGGCCCGGGTCCTGGGGCCCGGGCAGAGCGCGGTCATCGCCAGCGACCAGCGGTACGCCTACCTCAACGAAGAGGCCGAAACGGCCGTGTTCATGCGGGTCGTCACCGGCGCCTGACCCCGGCCGCGCCGGCCCTGGAGAACCCGGCCCGGGTAAGGGCGGCCCGGCGCCGCCCGCCCCTCACCCGGGGGTGTTCCGAAGTCGCACCCGGCCGGCCCTCCGGGTCAGAAGAAGTGGATGAAGGCGTCGACGCTGCTGGCGGAGACCGTGCGCTTGGTGTAGGCGCGCGGCTTGGACTTGTTGTACTCCTCGACCACGATCTTCGAGCCGTCCACCTTCGCCACGTAGGCGACGTGCCCGTAGGCGCCGCTGTTCCAGACGGCGATGTCGCCGACCTTGGGTTTGCCGTCGACCTTCATTCCCGCTTTCTTGGCGGCGTCGTCCCAGTCCTTGGCGTTGCCCCAGGAGACGCCTTTGTAGGTGTTGGTGAACTTGACGCCGAGCCGGTCATTGATCCGCCAGGCGGCGAAGGACGTGCACTGGCCCGTCCAGAAATTCCAGGGATCGCGCACGTCGGGGCGGCTCTTGTAGGGGTAGTCGTCCTTGATCGCGCGTTTGCAGGGTTTGTCGCAGGCCGCGGCCTGCGTGGCCTCGGCGGGCCCGGGAGCGGCGGCGGATGCCGAGGGGGAGAACAGGAGGCCGGCCGTTAGGGTGACGGCCGTGATGATGGCCCAGCGCATATGCGGGACTCCTTCGAGGGGCATGCGGAAACCGGGTCGAAATGACCGGAAGAACAAGATCATTCCACGCCGAATCGCGTGCTTCGTCCCGAGAGGCGCGCAACGATCGCCGGGCCCCGGAAAGCCACCGAGATCAGAGGGAACGCGCCTGGGCGGTTCCGGGGCAAGGAACGGGAATGGTTCAAAACAAGAGGTTGCTCGGTGTATCGTGCCAGTTCAGCGAGTCTGCTCCCCGCGCACGCGGGGATGGTCCCCCGCGCGCCCGGCACCGCGCGGCGTGCGCCCGCTGCTCCCCGCGCACGCGGGGATGGTCCCGTCTTCATGACCGCCCGGGTCTCCAGCCACTTCTGCTCCCCGCGCACGCGGGGATGGTCCCGGCTCCAGGTCCTGCACTTTGGCGTACAGCCACTGCTCCCCGCGCACGCGGGGATGGTCCCGCGGACTCCACCGGCACGATGACGTCACTGCGCTGCTCCCCGCGCACGCGGGGATGGCCCCACCGAGTACACCCCCGGCAACGTCACTACCGACCGGCCGGTGAGGGGCGCCGGGCAGGGGAGGGCGGGTTCTCTCGCTGGAGCCGAGGAAAGGAAGGCATCCCCGCCCTCTGGCGACCGGGGGAGCCCGGTGCCGCCGGCCGGACCGTTCACGGCTCCCTCGGGGGCGGCCTCACCCGGCGCGGGCGATGGCGATGGTCGCGCCCAGGCGGTGGCCGGCCTCGTAGAACATGTACTCGGTGCCGCCGTCGGAGCCGTAGGAGGGGGCCGCGGACCGTCCGGAGTCCGGGGGGTCCGGCATCGGGGTGTGGACCGTGCCCAGGTGGTCGCGGCGGGAGAAGTCCGGTCCGACCTCGGTGGCCCGGATGTCCCCGCGGTCGGTGTGGTAGACGACGAGGGTGCGGCCGTCCCGGGCCACCAGGTGCGGGCCGGACAGGTCGGATGCGCCCACGTCGGAGTGGCGGATCAGCGGTTCGGGGGCGAAGTCGAAGGCGATGCCGTCCGCGGACCACCCCCACCCGATGGAGCGGTGGCCGTCCTCGCCGTTGCGCATGAACACCATGACGTAGCGCGCCCCTCGGTCCGGCAGCCGGTGCTCGAAGACCCGCGCGTAGGAGGTCTCGGTGGTGCCCGGCACCATCGAGGTGCTCAGGACGACGCCCTGGTAGGCGAAGTCCACCCCGTCCGCGGAGCGCGCCAGGCGGGTGGTGGTGTTCTCGCCGTGGAAGTACAGCCACATCTCGCGGTGCTCGGCGTTCCACAGCACGTGCGGCGAGGACACGTGGCTCACCGAGTAGTGCGGGGACCACTCCCGGGACACGATCGGGTTGCCCGGGTGCTCGGTGAACGGCCCCTCCGGGCTGTCGGCGTAGGCCAGGCAGATGCCGCCCGGTGCGTCGTGCGGCGCGTAGTAGAGCAGGAAGCGGCCCGGGGCGTCCGGCAGGCGGCCCGCCGTCCCCCGCAGGCAGGGGAAGATCAGCTCCCCCGTCG containing:
- a CDS encoding helix-turn-helix domain-containing protein, whose product is MLLIVSGRDDAGSTAPQFVTRIGGRIRALRKQRGWSVQRLAEAGTVSRRMLTQIELGQANPSLATVDRVARALDTDFAALALPSAEAEGGGAEGALVWQAPDGSHALLLGATEEPRAELWRWTLAPAGRYDAEPDRPGAQEIHHVLSGRLTLAVETGARVLGPGQSAVIASDQRYAYLNEEAETAVFMRVVTGA
- a CDS encoding CHAP domain-containing protein — its product is MRDPWNFWTGQCTSFAAWRINDRLGVKFTNTYKGVSWGNAKDWDDAAKKAGMKVDGKPKVGDIAVWNSGAYGHVAYVAKVDGSKIVVEEYNKSKPRAYTKRTVSASSVDAFIHFF